A single region of the Thermodesulfobacteriota bacterium genome encodes:
- a CDS encoding thiamine pyrophosphate-dependent enzyme, which translates to MTTTPSTKTFTPARPIWCAGCGDFAVQGVLEKSLQKMGIPPHKLMLLAGIGCSGTIQNNLKCYGYHALHGRVLPATIGAKLANPDLTVIAAGGDGDGFAIGAGHLVHTFKSNPSIMYVVMNNSNYGLTKGQASPTSPTGYRDNAEAGMDSMLLGLSFLSSTFLARGFSGNPEQLGELMEAAIEHTESGKGFAFLEVLSPCVTYYDTHREWRARVVNVDEDENYDPTNRTECFQKLLEFKEEGHIPIGRIFKAQHPSLESLIVNKEETYPAQQEIGHDDHRKHYDAFMKAHLG; encoded by the coding sequence ATGACAACAACACCTAGCACAAAAACATTTACACCGGCAAGACCGATATGGTGCGCAGGTTGCGGAGATTTCGCAGTGCAGGGAGTGCTTGAGAAATCTCTTCAGAAAATGGGAATTCCTCCTCATAAACTTATGCTGCTAGCCGGCATAGGTTGCTCGGGAACAATTCAAAATAACCTTAAATGCTATGGTTATCACGCGCTTCATGGACGTGTACTCCCTGCAACAATAGGCGCAAAACTGGCTAACCCAGATCTTACAGTGATCGCTGCCGGAGGAGACGGAGATGGTTTTGCAATTGGCGCAGGCCACTTAGTTCATACATTTAAAAGTAATCCAAGCATAATGTATGTAGTTATGAATAACAGCAATTACGGACTTACAAAAGGACAAGCTTCCCCAACCAGCCCTACAGGCTACCGCGATAACGCTGAGGCCGGAATGGACTCCATGCTACTAGGGCTTAGCTTTTTATCCTCAACATTTTTGGCAAGAGGATTTAGCGGAAACCCTGAGCAGCTCGGAGAACTTATGGAAGCTGCAATTGAGCACACAGAGTCAGGAAAGGGGTTTGCATTTTTAGAAGTACTTTCACCATGTGTTACATACTATGATACCCACCGCGAATGGCGCGCAAGGGTAGTGAATGTGGACGAAGATGAGAATTACGATCCAACAAATAGAACAGAGTGTTTCCAAAAACTCTTAGAGTTTAAAGAAGAAGGTCATATTCCGATAGGCCGCATATTCAAAGCTCAGCATCCTTCTCTTGAGTCACTAATAGTTAATAAGGAAGAAACATATCCAGCTCAGCAGGAAATCGGCCATGATGATCATCGTAAGCACTATGATGCTTTTATGAAGGCTCATCTAGGATAA
- a CDS encoding 2-oxoglutarate dehydrogenase E1 component: protein MNLSHLFHGPNSGYVLELYEKYLQDPDSVDPEIRALFENWNPEISETVTTDADPQDMDKIVAAANLAQAIRAFGHLEAKLDPLGSPPPGDSCLSVEGHELTKEDLFQLPSSLVRGPVAEQTTNAYEAITKLRSIYSSTIGFEDYHINCLEERKWFRVAAESGKYRPPNDPINERMLLESLTQVEVFERFLHRIFPGKFRFSIEGVDTLVPMLNEIVGLAAEADKHNIMLGMAHRGRLNVMHHVMNKNYKGTLIKFKDPVLERDFRDDMGWTGDVKYHDGARHAVSNGKQIDMVITLAPNPSHLEAVNPVVEGMTRASGTKVDRPGAPQFDPAVSLPVIVHGDAAFPGQGIVSETLNLSRLPGYTTGGTIHIITNNQLGYTALPSDSRSTLYASDLAKGFEIPILHVNADDPEACIEVSRLAFSYLQKFQKDILIDLIGYRRHGHNEADEPTFTQPAMYDIIDKHPSVREIYAKTLVERGVVSENEPEEIVSKFTEKIHSDFESLSPEDIPEESQSEKPPAGAAQKVKTAVDAQTLKELNDSLVKLPEDFNLNSKLRRGMERRAKSFDDIDEKTIDWATAEDLAYASILADGTAIRLTGQDSERGTFSHRHAVLHDSRNWDPYVPLQNIPQAKAAFEIHNSPLTENACIGFEYGYNIQEPKRLVIWEAQYGDFINGAQTIIDEFLVSARAKWGQTPSLVLLLPHGYEGQGPDHSSGRPVRFLGSAAEINMRIANCTTSAQYFHLLRRQAGVLEEDPLPLIVLTPKSLLRNPAIFSSVRDLSEGSWQAVIDDDIDDKQAKKIKRLILCSGKVFIDLNTSEYRKENAKDIAIARVEQLYPIPTQKIREVLGRYPNLEEVVWLQEEPETMGAWMFMFPFFRKLIDGRFPLHYIGRKRNSSPAEGSSSMHKVNQQALIKQAFMIEKELPNLDELGITWVKNV, encoded by the coding sequence ATGAACCTTTCACATCTTTTTCATGGACCTAACTCAGGCTATGTCTTGGAGTTGTACGAGAAATATTTACAGGATCCAGACTCTGTAGATCCTGAAATACGGGCACTTTTCGAAAATTGGAACCCTGAGATTTCAGAGACTGTAACTACAGATGCAGACCCTCAAGACATGGACAAAATTGTGGCCGCGGCCAACTTAGCCCAGGCTATTAGGGCTTTTGGCCACTTAGAGGCAAAACTTGACCCGCTTGGAAGCCCTCCTCCTGGAGATTCATGCTTGAGTGTAGAAGGACACGAGCTTACTAAAGAGGACCTTTTTCAACTGCCATCAAGCTTGGTAAGAGGTCCGGTGGCTGAGCAAACTACTAACGCTTATGAGGCTATAACTAAACTTCGCTCAATATATTCATCTACAATAGGTTTTGAAGACTATCACATTAACTGTTTAGAAGAGAGAAAATGGTTTAGAGTAGCTGCAGAATCAGGCAAGTACCGCCCGCCGAATGATCCTATAAATGAGCGTATGTTACTTGAGAGCCTTACGCAGGTAGAGGTGTTTGAGAGATTTCTACACCGCATTTTCCCCGGCAAATTCCGTTTTTCAATAGAGGGCGTAGACACACTGGTACCAATGCTAAACGAAATAGTAGGATTGGCGGCTGAAGCAGATAAACATAATATAATGCTTGGGATGGCTCACAGAGGACGTCTAAATGTTATGCATCATGTTATGAACAAAAACTACAAAGGAACTCTAATAAAGTTTAAAGATCCCGTTTTAGAGAGAGATTTTAGAGACGATATGGGATGGACTGGAGATGTGAAATATCACGACGGCGCGCGCCATGCTGTGAGTAACGGCAAACAAATAGATATGGTGATTACTCTTGCCCCAAACCCTAGCCACCTTGAAGCTGTAAATCCCGTGGTTGAGGGGATGACAAGAGCTTCTGGAACCAAGGTTGATCGGCCAGGGGCGCCGCAGTTTGATCCTGCTGTATCTCTGCCGGTTATCGTTCACGGAGACGCTGCATTTCCAGGTCAAGGAATTGTATCAGAAACACTAAATCTATCGAGGCTACCGGGTTATACCACAGGCGGCACTATACATATTATTACTAATAATCAGCTTGGATATACTGCTCTACCTTCTGACAGCAGAAGCACCTTGTACGCCAGTGATCTGGCTAAAGGGTTTGAGATTCCTATCCTTCATGTGAACGCAGATGATCCTGAAGCTTGTATCGAAGTTTCAAGACTGGCATTTTCATACCTTCAAAAATTCCAGAAAGACATATTAATTGATCTTATCGGATATAGACGCCATGGTCACAACGAAGCTGATGAACCAACTTTCACTCAGCCAGCTATGTATGACATTATAGACAAGCACCCTAGCGTTAGAGAAATATATGCAAAGACTTTAGTTGAAAGAGGGGTTGTTTCAGAAAACGAACCAGAGGAAATTGTTTCTAAATTCACTGAGAAGATTCATAGCGATTTTGAATCACTCTCTCCAGAAGATATCCCAGAGGAATCACAGTCTGAAAAACCTCCAGCAGGAGCAGCACAAAAAGTAAAAACAGCTGTTGATGCTCAGACACTTAAAGAACTAAACGATTCATTAGTAAAACTTCCAGAGGATTTTAACCTTAACTCCAAGCTAAGACGAGGTATGGAACGAAGGGCAAAATCCTTTGATGACATTGATGAGAAAACAATTGATTGGGCAACGGCTGAAGATTTGGCCTATGCATCAATTCTAGCTGACGGCACTGCTATTAGGCTCACTGGTCAAGACTCTGAAAGAGGAACTTTCAGCCACCGTCATGCTGTACTTCATGATTCTAGAAACTGGGACCCTTATGTACCGCTTCAAAACATCCCTCAAGCCAAAGCAGCTTTTGAGATTCATAACAGCCCACTTACTGAGAACGCATGCATAGGGTTTGAATACGGCTACAACATACAGGAACCTAAAAGACTGGTGATCTGGGAAGCTCAGTATGGTGATTTTATTAACGGCGCACAGACAATTATTGATGAATTTTTAGTATCAGCAAGAGCAAAATGGGGTCAAACGCCCTCTTTAGTTCTGCTTCTACCTCATGGTTATGAAGGCCAGGGGCCGGATCATTCCTCAGGTAGGCCAGTTAGGTTTTTAGGATCAGCCGCGGAAATCAATATGAGAATTGCAAACTGCACAACTTCGGCTCAGTACTTTCATTTACTAAGGCGTCAGGCCGGGGTGTTAGAAGAGGATCCACTTCCATTAATTGTTCTAACGCCTAAGAGTCTTCTTAGAAATCCTGCTATATTTTCCTCAGTCAGAGATCTATCAGAAGGATCCTGGCAAGCAGTTATAGATGATGATATTGACGATAAGCAGGCTAAGAAGATAAAAAGGCTAATTCTCTGCAGCGGGAAAGTATTTATTGATCTTAATACAAGTGAATATAGAAAAGAGAACGCAAAAGATATTGCAATTGCAAGAGTCGAGCAGCTCTATCCAATTCCCACGCAGAAAATAAGAGAGGTACTTGGCAGATATCCTAATCTTGAAGA
- a CDS encoding 2-oxoacid:acceptor oxidoreductase subunit alpha — MSSKNSQPILEDVNVIVAGQGGDGSLTVITMLADLFRNAGLNVYTERDVLSRIRGGHAAATMRAFTGQRFCVGSHIDLLVALDEEAVEKNAHQINPDSIVVFDDSSGPLRDGLLPEGTKLYAAPFNRIAMRTMRRELYKNSIAFGIVGRLLGLEDDAMRHTFTKRFERRGQIILDYNLEALGLGLHLADEMGIKHGEGIYRIEHTEPEEHLLLMGNESVAFGFMAAGGRFFTGYPITPSSEVLETLQKWLPRCGGVARQTEDELAGINMAIGAALTGVRTMTATSGPGFSLMQEGIGHSGSGEVPMVLVDCQRSGPSTGMPTKPEQSDINIMVFGGHGDFPRIVLAPGHPEDCFYLSFDATNLADKYQCPVVIAMDQALSQNIASVKPFNLDDIEVEPGKRLTPEEVANLETYKRYGFSEDGVSAFAAPGTPGGMSLVTGNEHDEFGLVSTDPKNRVKMMDKRFHKIEVAKKELPKGREYGDPKAPIGFIGIGMMYGVILEAVEMLESQGIKTRYHQPRTIWPVLDDTFDFINSCERVYVIDLNAQAQLARLFMHQGADSSKIISICRYDGLPYRPGYLVNQILEQEDKQEAKAQ; from the coding sequence ATGAGTTCCAAAAACAGCCAACCAATACTAGAAGACGTTAACGTCATTGTCGCAGGTCAGGGAGGAGACGGCTCACTTACGGTGATCACGATGCTTGCTGATCTGTTTCGTAATGCTGGGCTTAACGTATACACAGAAAGAGATGTTTTATCACGAATTAGAGGCGGACATGCCGCGGCCACAATGAGAGCTTTCACAGGTCAGCGCTTTTGTGTGGGTAGCCACATAGACCTTTTGGTAGCTCTTGACGAAGAAGCTGTGGAGAAGAACGCCCACCAGATAAACCCGGACAGTATAGTGGTCTTTGATGATTCAAGCGGCCCTTTACGTGATGGACTGCTTCCTGAAGGCACAAAACTCTACGCTGCCCCTTTTAACAGAATAGCAATGCGCACAATGCGAAGGGAACTATATAAAAACAGTATCGCCTTTGGAATAGTAGGACGCTTGTTAGGACTAGAAGACGATGCTATGCGACATACTTTTACTAAAAGATTTGAACGCCGCGGACAGATCATTTTAGACTACAACCTTGAAGCACTTGGTTTAGGGCTTCACCTAGCAGATGAGATGGGAATTAAACACGGCGAAGGTATTTACAGAATAGAACATACAGAGCCCGAAGAGCATTTACTTTTAATGGGTAATGAATCAGTGGCATTTGGATTTATGGCTGCCGGCGGAAGATTTTTCACAGGATATCCAATCACGCCTTCATCTGAGGTATTGGAGACACTTCAAAAATGGTTACCACGCTGCGGCGGGGTTGCACGTCAGACAGAGGACGAGCTTGCAGGAATAAATATGGCAATCGGAGCAGCACTTACAGGGGTGAGAACCATGACTGCCACTTCAGGGCCAGGGTTCTCTTTGATGCAGGAAGGTATAGGACATTCCGGCTCAGGCGAGGTACCAATGGTGCTTGTTGACTGCCAGCGCTCCGGACCGAGCACCGGGATGCCGACGAAACCAGAGCAAAGCGATATTAACATTATGGTCTTCGGAGGCCATGGAGACTTTCCAAGAATTGTGCTTGCCCCAGGACATCCTGAAGATTGCTTTTACCTCTCCTTTGATGCCACCAACTTAGCTGACAAATATCAATGCCCGGTTGTTATTGCAATGGACCAAGCGCTATCTCAAAACATAGCTAGCGTTAAACCGTTTAACTTAGATGACATAGAGGTAGAACCTGGAAAGAGACTCACACCAGAGGAAGTTGCAAACTTAGAGACATACAAGCGCTATGGATTCTCAGAGGATGGGGTATCGGCATTTGCCGCCCCGGGAACCCCTGGAGGTATGTCACTTGTAACCGGTAATGAGCATGACGAGTTCGGTCTTGTTTCCACCGATCCAAAGAACAGGGTTAAGATGATGGACAAGCGTTTTCACAAAATCGAGGTTGCCAAAAAAGAGCTTCCCAAGGGTAGAGAATACGGCGATCCAAAAGCACCAATCGGCTTTATCGGAATAGGCATGATGTACGGCGTAATACTTGAAGCAGTAGAGATGCTAGAGTCACAAGGAATTAAAACAAGATATCATCAGCCAAGAACCATATGGCCGGTGCTTGATGATACATTTGATTTTATAAACAGCTGCGAGAGGGTTTATGTAATTGACCTAAACGCCCAGGCTCAGCTTGCGCGCCTATTTATGCACCAGGGCGCAGACTCAAGCAAGATTATTAGTATTTGCAGATACGACGGTCTTCCTTACAGACCTGGTTATTTAGTAAATCAAATTTTAGAGCAAGAAGATAAACAGGAGGCAAAAGCCCAATGA